A portion of the Pan troglodytes isolate AG18354 chromosome 10, NHGRI_mPanTro3-v2.0_pri, whole genome shotgun sequence genome contains these proteins:
- the C12H12orf42 gene encoding uncharacterized protein C12orf42 homolog isoform X8: MKNFSESPKFCSLHFLNFPVFPERTQNSMACKRLLHTCQYIVPRCSVSTVSFDEESYEELRSSPAPSSETDEAPLIFTARGETEERARGAPKQAWNSSFLEQLVKKPNWAHSVNPVHLEAQGIHISRHTRPKGQPLSSPKKNSGSAARPSTAIGLCRRSQTPGALQSTGPSNTELEPEERMAVPAGAQAHPDIQSRLLGASGNPVGRGAVAMAPEMLPKHPHSPRDRRPQADTSLHGNLAGAPLPLLAGASTHFPSKRLIKVCSSAPPRPTRRFHTVCSQALSRPVVNAHLH, from the exons TATTTCCAGAAAGGACTCAAAATTCAATGGCGTGTAAAAGACTACTTCATACTTGCCAGTACATAGTCCCCAGGTGTTCTGTAAGCACAGTTTCTTTTGATGAAGAAAGCTATGAAGAACTCCGTTCCTCTCCAGCACCATCCAGTGAAACTGATGAGGCCCCATTGATTTTTACTGCCAGAGGAGAAACCGAGGAGAGAGCCAGAGGAGCACCCAAGCAGGCTTGGAACAGTTCATTTTTGGAACAACTGGTTAAAAAGCCTAACTGGGCACACTCAGTAAATCCTGTTCACCTGGAGGCTCAGGGCATACACATCAGTAGACACACAAGACCTAAGGGCCAGCCCTTGAGCAGTCCCAAGAAAAATTCTG GTTCTGCCGCCAGACCTTCCACTGCCATCGGCCTCTGCAGGAGGAGCCAGACGCCCGGCGCTCTTCAGAGCACCGGCCCGAGTAACACAGAGCTCGAGCCGGAGGAGAGGATGGCAGTCCCAGCAGGCGCTCAGGCACACCCCGACATCCAAAGCAGACTCCTGGGCGCGTCCGGAAATCCCGTCGGAAGAGGCGCGGTTGCCATGGCGCCGGAGATGCTCCCCAAGCATCCTCATAGCCCGCGGGACAGGAGGCCTCAGGCGGACACCTCCCTCCATGGCAATCTGGCAGGAGCGCCCCTTCCTCTGCTGGCCGGTGCTTCCACCCATTTCCCCTCCAAGAGGTTAATAAAGGTTTGCTCCTCAGCACCCCCCCGCCCAACCCGGCGTTTCCATACGGTTTGTTCACAGGCCCTTTCTAGGCCGGTGGTGAATGCTCACTTACATTGA
- the C12H12orf42 gene encoding uncharacterized protein C12orf42 homolog isoform X9, with translation MACKRLLHTCQYIVPRCSVSTVSFDEESYEELRSSPAPSSETDEAPLIFTARGETEERARGAPKQAWNSSFLEQLVKKPNWAHSVNPVHLEAQGIHISRHTRPKGQPLSSPKKNSGSAARPSTAIGLCRRSQTPGALQSTGPSNTELEPEERMAVPAGAQAHPDIQSRLLGASGNPVGRGAVAMAPEMLPKHPHSPRDRRPQADTSLHGNLAGAPLPLLAGASTHFPSKRLIKVCSSAPPRPTRRFHTVCSQALSRPVVNAHLH, from the exons ATGGCGTGTAAAAGACTACTTCATACTTGCCAGTACATAGTCCCCAGGTGTTCTGTAAGCACAGTTTCTTTTGATGAAGAAAGCTATGAAGAACTCCGTTCCTCTCCAGCACCATCCAGTGAAACTGATGAGGCCCCATTGATTTTTACTGCCAGAGGAGAAACCGAGGAGAGAGCCAGAGGAGCACCCAAGCAGGCTTGGAACAGTTCATTTTTGGAACAACTGGTTAAAAAGCCTAACTGGGCACACTCAGTAAATCCTGTTCACCTGGAGGCTCAGGGCATACACATCAGTAGACACACAAGACCTAAGGGCCAGCCCTTGAGCAGTCCCAAGAAAAATTCTG GTTCTGCCGCCAGACCTTCCACTGCCATCGGCCTCTGCAGGAGGAGCCAGACGCCCGGCGCTCTTCAGAGCACCGGCCCGAGTAACACAGAGCTCGAGCCGGAGGAGAGGATGGCAGTCCCAGCAGGCGCTCAGGCACACCCCGACATCCAAAGCAGACTCCTGGGCGCGTCCGGAAATCCCGTCGGAAGAGGCGCGGTTGCCATGGCGCCGGAGATGCTCCCCAAGCATCCTCATAGCCCGCGGGACAGGAGGCCTCAGGCGGACACCTCCCTCCATGGCAATCTGGCAGGAGCGCCCCTTCCTCTGCTGGCCGGTGCTTCCACCCATTTCCCCTCCAAGAGGTTAATAAAGGTTTGCTCCTCAGCACCCCCCCGCCCAACCCGGCGTTTCCATACGGTTTGTTCACAGGCCCTTTCTAGGCCGGTGGTGAATGCTCACTTACATTGA